A genomic region of Streptomyces sp. R33 contains the following coding sequences:
- a CDS encoding WhiB family transcriptional regulator — translation MTDVSRLPGAAHHHWQWQLRAACRNLGPGRFYHPAGERGEEREGRDEAAKRVCAVCPVRAACLEHALRTREPFGVWGGLTEEERRALLGPAHTAEAGTRA, via the coding sequence ATGACCGACGTCTCCCGCCTGCCCGGCGCCGCGCACCATCACTGGCAGTGGCAGCTACGGGCGGCCTGCCGGAACCTGGGCCCCGGACGCTTCTACCACCCGGCCGGCGAGCGGGGCGAGGAGCGGGAGGGCCGCGACGAGGCCGCGAAGCGGGTGTGTGCCGTCTGCCCGGTGCGTGCCGCGTGCCTGGAGCACGCGCTGCGGACCCGCGAGCCGTTCGGGGTGTGGGGCGGGCTGACCGAAGAGGAACGCCGGGCCCTGCTGGGCCCCGCGCACACCGCTGAGGCCGGCACGAGGGCGTAG
- a CDS encoding GNAT family N-acetyltransferase produces MSPDTGTATPVHVLDNPVWAALSGPSRAFAETGPAGLAARYVAEASPFAALADPDDPRAWADLAALAGPGAPVWVTGLPTPPAGWTTTASIPGVQLDGGAVRAEAAPEAVLLGPADVPEMRELVDLTKPGPFLSRTVELGTYLGIRHEGRLVAMAGERMRPPGWSEISAVCTHPDHRGKGLAGRLIRAVAAGIRERGDRPFLHAAADNTGAIALYESMGFTLRRRPLFIGLRTPDAGV; encoded by the coding sequence ATGTCGCCCGACACCGGCACGGCCACGCCCGTCCACGTACTCGACAATCCGGTCTGGGCCGCTCTGAGCGGCCCGAGTCGTGCCTTCGCCGAGACCGGGCCCGCCGGCCTCGCGGCCCGGTACGTCGCGGAGGCCTCGCCGTTCGCCGCGCTCGCGGACCCGGACGACCCGCGGGCCTGGGCCGATCTGGCCGCGCTGGCCGGGCCCGGCGCCCCCGTCTGGGTCACCGGGCTGCCGACCCCGCCCGCGGGGTGGACGACGACGGCCTCGATACCGGGCGTACAGCTGGACGGCGGGGCGGTACGGGCCGAGGCCGCGCCCGAAGCGGTCCTGCTGGGGCCTGCCGACGTACCGGAGATGCGGGAGCTGGTCGACCTCACGAAACCGGGGCCGTTCCTGTCACGCACCGTCGAGCTGGGCACGTACCTCGGGATCCGGCACGAGGGCCGGCTCGTCGCGATGGCCGGGGAACGGATGCGGCCGCCGGGCTGGTCGGAGATCAGCGCGGTGTGCACGCACCCGGACCACCGGGGCAAGGGGCTCGCGGGCCGGCTGATCCGGGCGGTGGCCGCCGGGATCCGGGAGCGCGGCGATCGCCCGTTCCTGCACGCCGCGGCGGACAACACCGGGGCGATCGCGCTCTACGAGTCGATGGGATTCACGCTGCGCCGCCGGCCGCTCTTCATCGGGCTGCGCACCCCGGACGCCGGGGTCTGA